The Plantactinospora sp. KBS50 sequence CCGCGGCGGGGGTGATGCCCGGGACGTTGTCGTGGCCGACGATGTGCTGCCGGTCCAGCGGGATGCCGAGGCTGTGCGCGAGGTAGGCGACGAGCCTGGCCGAGGACCGGTACATGGCCTCGGTGTACCAGGTGCCCTGGGCGGCGAAGCCCTCGTGCTCGATGCCGACGCCCTTGGCGTTGACGTACCAGTTGCCGGCGTGCCAGGCCACGTCCTTGGTCTTGACGTGCTGGGCGATCAGGCCGTCGGACGAGCGGATGGTGTAGTTCCAACTCACGTACGTCGGGTCCTGGACCAGGTCGAGCGTGGTCGCCCAACTACCTTCGGTGTCGTGGATGACGATGTAGTCGATCTTCTGCCGGCCCGGTCGCTCGGACAGGTCGTGGTTGCCGTAGTCGCCGACCGTGGGGCCGTACTGCTCGTACGGCGCCGGCACGTCGACGCAGGCCACCGTCGTCGGGCACTCCAGCCCGTCCGGCCGGGGCTTCGGGGCGCGCAGCCGCAGCCGCTCCAACCAGGAGCGGACCGGTTCGACCGCGCTGGCGGCCAGCCGTACGTGCTGCCCGTCGTCGGTGGTGCGGTCCGCGCCGGTGCGCAGGGTCGCGTAGACCTCGTTGGCGAACGCCGCGGCGGCGTCCGAGGCGTCCGCGCCCGAGTACCGGGCCACCGCGCCGTACCAGGCCGCCGGGTCGCTGCCGCTGCCCGTCGGCCCGGCCAGGTCCTTCTGGTACGCCGCGAGCAGCGCGGCGCCGCCACGGATGTTGCTGGCCGGGTCCGTGCGCAGCGCATCGGCACCGACGCCGGTGAGCGCCGCGGCGGCGGTCACGGTCTGCAGGGACGCGGCCGGGGGTGCGTCCTCGGCGGTGGCCGCGGCGTCCGGTCCGGTCGTGACCGTCATCGGCCTAGCCTGGTCGCCGCGCGGGTCCTCGGCCGGCCCGTAGTGGCCCGGCAGCGGGAGCGACCGGACGTGTTCGGCGTCGGTGAGGTGCATCGGGCCGTAGCCGGCGGCGGTGCTCGGCGAGCCGGCGTTGGTGTCCCAGCGGGACTCCAGGTAGGAGACGCCGAGCAGTACGCTCTCCGGTACGCCGTACTCGGCCGCCGCGGCGGCGTACTCGTGTTGTCGGGTGTCGCTGGCCGGACCGGCGGCCGCCGGCGCGGCGATCGGCGCGAGCGACGCCGCGCCGACCAGTGCGGTGCTGAGCAGGATCCGCCTGCTCAGCATGAGCTGCGAACGGTGCATCGAACCTCCATTGCCAGGCGAGTGGCTCCTGGTCACCCTTGTCTCTGCGGCCGCCTGCGTCAATAGATTCCGATTGACGCCCACAGGGCGTAGAATTCCTTCACTCTCGCCACCCTCCGCTACCGTGCGCTATACCGCCCGATGGAAGTTCCGCGCTGGCTTGCTTTCGCTCCGGCGCCTTCCCTACCCTTGGTCACCGTCGAGACGGGTAAAAGATCGTCCAAGGGGGACGGCAACGGCTCGACACCGCCGAATCGTTCCGACGAACCGGGGAACCAGGTCCCAGGGGTGAATCCGCGGATGCCGCGGTAGGGCGACTCTCTTCCGCCCGAACCCGTCAGCTAACCCGGTAGGCGGGAAGGGGAGAAGGAGAACCAGCCTCGGTGGCAAGCCATGCCCCGCGGCCGGGTTCCGCACGTCGGCCTGCCGCCGGCGTCGGGTTCCGGTCGCGCCCGCGTTGGTCCGTCGTTTCCGTTGCCCTCACCGCGGTCGCCAGTGCACTGACCCTGCTGGTCGGCGCCGCACCGGTACACGCCGACCCCTCGGTCTCCGAGATCGAGAAGCAGATCGATGACGAGTGGGGCAAGCTGGAACCCACGATCGAGAAGCACAACGCCGCCCGCCAGGACCTCGCCGCCAAGCGGAAGCAGGTCGCGGCGCTGGAGAAGAAGATCCAGCCCCTGCAGTTGCAGGTCGACCTGGCGATGAACAAGGTCGGCGGGTTCGCCGTCGAGGCGTACAAGGGTGACCAGGCCTCCGCGCTGAACGCGATCCTCACCACGGGCGACCCGAACGCGCTGGTCGACCAGCTTCAACTGCTGGACCAGTTCGCCCGCAAGCAGCAGCGGGACGTGGAGGACGCGGTCAAGCTGAAGAACGAGTACGCCGCGAAGAAGGCGCCGCTGGACCTGCTGGTCGCCCAGCTCACCAAGACCGAGGCCGAGCTTTCGGCCAAGGCCAAGGAGATCGACGCCGAGATCGACCGGCTGCAGAAGCTGCGGACCAAGGTGTACGGCGACGGCGGTGGCGGCGTGTTCGCCCCGGCGCCCTGCCCGGCGACGTACCCCGGCGGGAGCGCCGGCACGGTGGTCAAGTTCGCCTGCAAGCAGATCGGCAAGCCGTACGTCTGGGGCGCCGACGGACCCAGCTCGTACGACTGCTCCGGGCTGACCATGGCCGCCTGGGCGCAGGTCGGCGTGCATCTGCCGCACAACGCCGCCCAGCAGTACAACTCGATGACGCACATCAGCCGCGGCTCACTGCGCCCCGGCGACCTGGTCTTCTACAACAGCCTCGCGCACGTCGGCATGTACGTGGGGAACGGCTGGGTGGTGCACGCGCCGCAGAGCGGCGACCACGTCCGGATGAGAAAGATCGACGTGGGCAGCATCGTCGGCTACGGCCGGCCGCGCTGAGCCGCCGCCGTCCCCTGGCCGTTCCCAGCCGTTCCCCGGGCCCCGGTGTCGCCGTCGCGACCCCGGGGCCCGGCGCATCGGCTGGGCCGACACCCGGCGTTTCGATGGTCGTTCGTACACCCGTTCGATAAGATGAGGGCATGGCATCCTGGACCGAGTTCGCCGCCGACGAGCCCCAGCTCGCCGCCGCCATCCGTGGCCTCATCCAGCAGTACGGGCCGGGCATGGGCTACCTGGCGACCGTACGCGCCGACGGTGGCCCCCGCGTGCACCCGGTGTCCCCGGTGATCACCCCGGACGGGCTCTACTGCTTCATCGTCGACTCACCCAAGCGGCGCGACCTGGAACGCGACGGCCGCTACGCGCTGCACTCCTTCCCACCCGAGGACAGCGACGACGAGGCGTACGTGGCCGGCCGGGCGCGGCCGGTCACCGACCGCGCCCGGGTGGCCGAGCTGGCCGGTGAGCTGCGCGCGGCCCCGCACGTCGACTGGCGGCTGTTCGAGTTCACCGTCGACGTGGCGATGGTGGCCCGGCGGGACGGGGCCGGTCCGCCGGACGCCGACCTGCCCGGGCTGAGCGGCGCGGGCGCTCCGAGCGGCGTGCCCGGCGGCGGTCCGGCCGTGCAGGTGTGGCTCGATCCCGGCGCCGCGACCGCCGAACGCAGGAGTCCGCTGCTCTCGCTCTCCGCGTAGGAGGCACAGGCAAAACCGACGGCGCCGGCCCCGGGGAGGATCCGGGACCGGCGCCGGTTCATCGGCGGAAAGCCTAGGACGCTCGGTACGCGTTCCAGCCGTCCAGCATCCGGGCGGCCTGACCCGCCGTGAACTGGTACATGCAGGAGTCGTACGTGTAGTCCATGAAGTTGTGGATCGGGTCCACGCCCGCGGCGGAACAGGTGTCCCGGCCCGTCGGGCACTGGTAGGCGGCCGACCTCTCGGCCGGGGTGTCGGAGACCCGGTCACCCTGGCCGGAGCAACCACCCTGGAAGGTGTGGTAGAGGTTCAGCCAGTGGCCGACCTCGTGGGTCACGGTGTCACCCTCGTTGTAGTTGGTCGCCGTGCCGCCCGGCAGCGACTCGCTGAGCGCCACGACGCCGTCCTGGCTGCTCAGCGTCCTGGTCGGGAAGGTCGCCCAGCCCAGCAGGTTGTCGCTCAGCTCGCCGAGGTAGAGGTTCAGGGTCCCCTTGCCACCCGTACGCAGGCTGCTCTTCATCGACCGCTCCGCCGACGAGCCGTCCACGATCGGGTACCAGCTCGTGTTGGTCGTACGGTCGATGCTCTGCAACTGGAACGCGAAGGCCGTGGCCGCGCCGCCGGTCGAACCCGCGTACGCCTGGTTCAGCACGTTGATCTGCGACGTGATCATCGAGTCGGGGATGTTCCCGCCGGCGCGGGTGCTGTTCTCCTGGATGACGTGCACGACCACCGGAATGGTGACCGTGGCCAGCACCGAGGGGCCGAGCGCCTGGCCCCGGGACCGCTCGACGAGCGTCCTGCTGAGGTCCGCCTCCCGCCGGTCGACCTCGGCGGCGCTGAGCGAGTCCGGATCCTGCCGGGCGGTGGCCCCGGCGCGTACCTTGGCGTTGCTCGGAGCGTCCGCGGACTCGGAGCAGAGTCCGGACGTGCCGGCGAGCGCGACGGCAGGTGCCACGCCGACGCCGATGCCGGCGCTGCCGAGCACGAGGGCCAGTGAGGTGGTGGCGACGCCGGTAGATCGCCAGGTCGGCAGGTGGTGACGCAGTCCCATGGGCGTACCTCTTCTCCTGACGGCGCGACCGGGGGTGTGTCACGCCGGTGGTGAAACGTGCAGGAGACGTTACAAGGTATCGAGACATATGAGAATACTGATGTGTTGCGATTGCTGTTCGGGTTCATGTCCGAGTCGATCAAGGATGCCGACCAACCGGACACTCCGAGTGCCCGCCACGCGCCGGGCGGTACCCCGGTGCGCGCGGCGCACTCGACCGGGTAGAGTGGGTCCGCTTGCGGGTGTAGTTCAATGGCAGAACATCAGCTTCCCAAGCTGACAGTGCGGGTTCGATTCCCGTCACCCGCTCCACACACGGAAGCCCTGGTCAGGACCGACGTCCCGCCAGGGCTTCCGTGGTTCTAGGTCATGCTGAAACAGGGATGGGCCATTAACGGGCCATTAGCTCGCCTCGGCGGCCGGTCCGTCGCCCTCGGCAACCCGCTTGACCTTGCGCTTGCTCGGCTTGCGCCGGGCCGCCTTGACCGCCTTGTCGATCGCGTCGGCGATGCCCTGGTCGGCTTCCCGGTTGGCGTGCTGGTAGATCAGCGCGGCACGCGGGCTGTCGTGCCCCATCCGCGCCATGATGTCGCGCAGGCTCGCGCCCGGTGCCCGCGACGCGAGGGTGTTGCCGGTGTGCCGCAGGTCGTGGAAGTGCAGCCTGACCGCGCCGATGCGGGTCATCGCCAGGCCGAACGCGTACCTGTCGGCGACCAGGGAGAACTTGCGCCAGTCCGGCTTGCCGCCGCCGTCCAGGACAGTCAGCTTCACGTACGGGTCCAGCGCGGCGTACAGGGCCAGCGAGCGGGCGGCGAACGTCTTGCCCTGCCGGGGCTGGGCGCCGATCAGGATGCTGTTCCACATCAGGTCGACGCTCACCTTGTTGCCGCGCTCGTCCAGCCCGAACGGGGCTGGCTGCCAGATGTCGGTGGGCTTGCAGCGCAGCAGCGGCGTGCGGCCTGCGCCCTGGGCGAGCGGGTCGCGGTCGGCGACCCATAGCGTGTGCCGCCGGTGCGAGCTGGGGTCGCGGGTGATGAACACCTGCGACACCGCGACGTCCAGGCCCGAGGCGATCGCGCCGCGCGCCTTGACCGCATCGTCGAACGTCTTGCCGTACGGCAGGTCGATCGACACCTGCGAGCCGGTGCCCGAGGCGTCGCGGGCCATGGTCGAGCCGAACCCGACCTGTTGGTGCGCCTTGTCCGGGTGGCCGAGGCCGGCGGCGTAGTAGGCGCGCAGAGGCCATCCTGTCTGGCGTCGACCCGGGCGAGCCGAGCAGACCACCGCCCAACCCGCCAGCGTCCGTACGCACGTCAAGGCCGTCTTGACGTGGCGGGCAGGGCGGCGGCCCGCTCCACGGTGTGCGGGTCGACGGCAGACAGTGAGGATGGTGGGGGTGGGTCGCCGGGCTGGTCTGACTCACCGGCAGACCGACGGTTGCTGTCCTCATCCCGATTCGTCG is a genomic window containing:
- a CDS encoding N-acetylmuramoyl-L-alanine amidase gives rise to the protein MHRSQLMLSRRILLSTALVGAASLAPIAAPAAAGPASDTRQHEYAAAAAEYGVPESVLLGVSYLESRWDTNAGSPSTAAGYGPMHLTDAEHVRSLPLPGHYGPAEDPRGDQARPMTVTTGPDAAATAEDAPPAASLQTVTAAAALTGVGADALRTDPASNIRGGAALLAAYQKDLAGPTGSGSDPAAWYGAVARYSGADASDAAAAFANEVYATLRTGADRTTDDGQHVRLAASAVEPVRSWLERLRLRAPKPRPDGLECPTTVACVDVPAPYEQYGPTVGDYGNHDLSERPGRQKIDYIVIHDTEGSWATTLDLVQDPTYVSWNYTIRSSDGLIAQHVKTKDVAWHAGNWYVNAKGVGIEHEGFAAQGTWYTEAMYRSSARLVAYLAHSLGIPLDRQHIVGHDNVPGITPAAVKGMHWDPGPYWDWSHYFDLMHAPFRGIGTPVGGAVTIDPDFATNQPAFTGCDGAGVPCPARGSSAVILHSAPSEDAPLLADEGLHPDGSPVTMDVADHGSRVSAGQTYALAGRQGDWTAIWYLGQKGWFHNPAAAPVAKWGIGLVATPKAGRDNIPVYGRAYPEQSAYPEGVPYQTITPLQYTLPAGQRYVVGGLPRGEYYRAVTFDGSAPGDFTVIRGDNRYVQLQFGHRIMFVNLDDVDLLPSPLGAPR
- a CDS encoding NlpC/P60 family protein — encoded protein: MASHAPRPGSARRPAAGVGFRSRPRWSVVSVALTAVASALTLLVGAAPVHADPSVSEIEKQIDDEWGKLEPTIEKHNAARQDLAAKRKQVAALEKKIQPLQLQVDLAMNKVGGFAVEAYKGDQASALNAILTTGDPNALVDQLQLLDQFARKQQRDVEDAVKLKNEYAAKKAPLDLLVAQLTKTEAELSAKAKEIDAEIDRLQKLRTKVYGDGGGGVFAPAPCPATYPGGSAGTVVKFACKQIGKPYVWGADGPSSYDCSGLTMAAWAQVGVHLPHNAAQQYNSMTHISRGSLRPGDLVFYNSLAHVGMYVGNGWVVHAPQSGDHVRMRKIDVGSIVGYGRPR
- a CDS encoding pyridoxamine 5'-phosphate oxidase family protein, translated to MASWTEFAADEPQLAAAIRGLIQQYGPGMGYLATVRADGGPRVHPVSPVITPDGLYCFIVDSPKRRDLERDGRYALHSFPPEDSDDEAYVAGRARPVTDRARVAELAGELRAAPHVDWRLFEFTVDVAMVARRDGAGPPDADLPGLSGAGAPSGVPGGGPAVQVWLDPGAATAERRSPLLSLSA
- a CDS encoding zinc metalloprotease, coding for MGLRHHLPTWRSTGVATTSLALVLGSAGIGVGVAPAVALAGTSGLCSESADAPSNAKVRAGATARQDPDSLSAAEVDRREADLSRTLVERSRGQALGPSVLATVTIPVVVHVIQENSTRAGGNIPDSMITSQINVLNQAYAGSTGGAATAFAFQLQSIDRTTNTSWYPIVDGSSAERSMKSSLRTGGKGTLNLYLGELSDNLLGWATFPTRTLSSQDGVVALSESLPGGTATNYNEGDTVTHEVGHWLNLYHTFQGGCSGQGDRVSDTPAERSAAYQCPTGRDTCSAAGVDPIHNFMDYTYDSCMYQFTAGQAARMLDGWNAYRAS